A window of Psychroflexus sp. ALD_RP9 contains these coding sequences:
- a CDS encoding metal-dependent hydrolase family protein, translated as MKSLLKVCCIFLLLSMTTVAQTTYIHAGHFIDVEKGKLLKKHTIIVEGTTIKSIKKGYTKIPSKANYIDLKSSTVMPGLFDMHVHLETETSKNGYIKRFTENDADVAFKAVKHAKITLEAGFTSVRDLGGSGVNTSLRDAINKGYVIGPHVYSAGKSIATTGGHADPTNGYRKELMGNPGPKQGVINSPEDARKAVRQRYKNGVDVIKITATGGVLSLAKNGQNPQFFDDELQAIVQTANDYGFLTAAHAHGDDGMQRAIKAGIKTIEHGTYMSEETMQLMKKHDAYLVPTITAGKSVAKLAEIPNYYPEVVVPKAKAVGPQIQGTFAKAYKNGVNIAFGTDAGVFKHGDNAKEFGYMVEAGMPAIEAIQSATIIAAKLLKVYNEFGSLNEGKQADIIAVPGNPLKNISLLEQVNFVMKGGKVYVKP; from the coding sequence ATGAAATCTTTATTAAAAGTATGTTGTATTTTTCTACTATTAAGTATGACAACAGTCGCTCAAACCACCTATATTCACGCAGGCCATTTTATTGATGTTGAAAAAGGCAAATTACTTAAAAAACATACCATAATAGTTGAAGGAACCACAATAAAAAGTATAAAAAAAGGCTACACTAAAATTCCTTCTAAGGCTAATTACATCGACTTAAAATCATCTACTGTAATGCCAGGTTTGTTTGATATGCACGTGCATTTAGAAACCGAAACTTCAAAAAACGGCTACATAAAACGCTTTACCGAAAATGATGCCGATGTGGCTTTTAAGGCTGTTAAACATGCTAAAATTACCTTAGAAGCCGGATTTACATCAGTAAGAGACTTAGGTGGTAGTGGCGTTAATACAAGCTTAAGAGATGCTATTAACAAAGGTTACGTAATTGGTCCTCACGTCTATTCAGCCGGAAAATCAATTGCCACAACTGGTGGTCATGCCGATCCCACAAATGGATATCGAAAAGAACTTATGGGAAATCCAGGACCAAAACAAGGCGTTATTAATAGCCCAGAAGATGCTAGAAAAGCTGTAAGGCAGCGTTATAAGAATGGTGTAGATGTTATAAAAATCACAGCTACTGGTGGTGTATTAAGCTTAGCTAAGAACGGGCAAAACCCACAATTTTTTGATGATGAACTTCAAGCCATAGTTCAAACAGCAAATGATTACGGTTTTTTAACAGCTGCACATGCTCATGGTGATGATGGTATGCAACGTGCGATTAAAGCAGGAATCAAAACTATTGAACATGGTACCTACATGAGTGAAGAAACAATGCAACTTATGAAAAAACATGATGCTTACCTTGTCCCAACTATAACGGCCGGAAAAAGCGTCGCTAAGTTAGCTGAAATCCCAAATTACTACCCAGAAGTCGTTGTACCAAAGGCCAAAGCCGTTGGACCTCAAATTCAAGGCACCTTTGCTAAAGCCTATAAAAATGGCGTTAATATTGCCTTTGGAACTGATGCTGGAGTTTTTAAACATGGCGATAATGCTAAAGAATTTGGTTATATGGTTGAAGCCGGAATGCCAGCTATAGAAGCTATACAATCAGCTACAATTATAGCTGCCAAACTACTAAAGGTATATAATGAATTTGGTTCCTTAAATGAAGGCAAACAAGCAGACATAATTGCTGTTCCAGGAAATCCACTAAAAAATATTTCTTTGTTAGAACAGGTTAATTTCGTGATGAAAGGCGGAAAAGTTTATGTAAAACCATAA
- a CDS encoding BrxA/BrxB family bacilliredoxin, which translates to MYPQELVKPMQEELTSIGFEELKSKSDVSNALAKSGTTLVVVNSVCGCAAANARPGAKQSLGHSKKPDHLVTVFAGVDKEATDEARAQMVPFPPSSPSMALFKDGELVHMLERHHIEGRPAEMIADNLKSAYDEHC; encoded by the coding sequence ATGTATCCACAAGAACTCGTAAAGCCAATGCAGGAAGAGCTAACTAGCATCGGTTTTGAAGAATTAAAAAGTAAATCTGATGTCTCTAATGCTTTAGCAAAATCAGGAACTACATTAGTTGTTGTTAATTCAGTATGTGGTTGTGCTGCAGCAAATGCCCGTCCAGGCGCAAAGCAGTCTTTAGGTCACTCAAAAAAACCAGATCATTTGGTAACCGTATTTGCAGGTGTTGACAAAGAAGCAACTGATGAAGCACGTGCTCAAATGGTACCGTTTCCACCAAGTTCACCTTCGATGGCTTTATTTAAAGATGGTGAATTAGTACATATGTTAGAGCGTCATCATATCGAGGGCAGACCTGCAGAAATGATAGCCGATAACTTAAAAAGTGCTTATGATGAGCATTGTTAA
- a CDS encoding lysophospholipid acyltransferase family protein: MRKVIASILSVPFYLAFGLCLVIFHVVQVICFKGFGYQAHKKSVDIFNFFLLRCLNLLGNWVSFENNFNFKRNQPHIIIANHQSMFDIPPLIWHLRQLHPKFISKKELGKGIPGISYNLKHGGSVLIDRNDRNQALNAISKFGQYLNQFNRSAVIFPEGTRSRTGKPKAFSRNGLKTLFEHCPTAKIVSVSINNSWKLQKFGMFPMNVGLNLKFKVHQTLDLAEFDNYDTLIDQVEATITEHILPVKTT, encoded by the coding sequence ATGCGAAAAGTTATTGCTAGCATCTTATCGGTTCCATTTTATTTAGCATTTGGCTTATGCTTAGTTATTTTTCATGTAGTACAAGTAATTTGCTTTAAAGGTTTCGGTTACCAAGCCCACAAAAAAAGTGTTGATATCTTTAATTTCTTTCTACTAAGATGTCTCAATTTACTTGGTAATTGGGTAAGTTTTGAAAATAACTTCAACTTTAAACGAAATCAGCCACATATTATAATTGCTAATCATCAAAGTATGTTCGATATTCCACCTTTAATTTGGCATCTTCGGCAGCTTCATCCTAAATTTATTTCAAAAAAAGAATTAGGTAAAGGAATTCCAGGTATTTCGTATAATTTGAAACATGGCGGTTCAGTTTTAATTGATCGAAACGATAGAAATCAAGCGCTTAATGCAATTTCAAAATTTGGTCAATATCTAAATCAATTTAATCGTTCTGCCGTTATTTTTCCTGAAGGAACACGCTCTAGAACTGGTAAGCCAAAAGCCTTTTCAAGAAATGGGCTAAAAACTTTATTTGAACATTGCCCTACTGCTAAAATTGTTTCTGTGAGTATAAATAACTCATGGAAATTACAAAAATTTGGCATGTTCCCGATGAATGTAGGCCTGAACTTAAAATTTAAAGTTCACCAGACTTTAGACCTGGCTGAATTTGATAATTATGATACTTTAATTGATCAAGTTGAGGCAACTATTACAGAACATATTTTACCCGTTAAAACTACTTAA
- the hemF gene encoding oxygen-dependent coproporphyrinogen oxidase: MKDEFYAYIQKLQDHITNALEQVDGKAKFKEDLWERSEGGGGRTRVIENGAVFEKGGVNISAVYGALPSSMQKYFGVKDCDFFACGLSLVIHPKNPMVPTVHANWRYFEMYNSAGEIIDQWFGGGQDLTPYYLFEEDAQHFHKVCKAACDHHDQNFYKQYKKRCDDYFWNSHRNEARGIGGLFFDYLKKNETHDMKDWFNFVTEVGDSFTEAYIPIVNKRKDISYNAKQREWQEIRRGRYVEFNLVHDKGTLFGLKTNGRIESILMSLPPHVQWQYNHRPEPHSEEAKLLEVLSKPKDWV; encoded by the coding sequence ATGAAAGATGAATTTTATGCCTATATCCAAAAGTTACAAGACCATATCACAAATGCTCTAGAGCAAGTAGATGGCAAAGCAAAATTTAAAGAAGATCTTTGGGAACGTTCTGAAGGTGGTGGAGGCAGAACACGAGTTATTGAAAACGGAGCAGTTTTTGAAAAAGGTGGCGTAAACATTTCAGCCGTTTATGGTGCTTTACCAAGTTCTATGCAAAAGTATTTTGGGGTTAAAGATTGTGATTTTTTTGCTTGTGGACTTAGTCTTGTTATTCACCCTAAAAATCCTATGGTACCAACTGTACATGCTAATTGGCGGTATTTTGAAATGTATAATTCGGCAGGTGAAATTATTGACCAATGGTTTGGTGGTGGACAAGATTTAACACCATACTATTTATTTGAAGAAGATGCCCAACATTTTCATAAAGTTTGTAAAGCAGCTTGCGATCATCACGACCAAAATTTCTATAAACAATATAAAAAACGCTGTGATGATTATTTCTGGAATAGTCACCGAAACGAAGCAAGAGGCATAGGCGGATTATTTTTTGACTATTTAAAGAAAAACGAAACCCATGATATGAAAGATTGGTTCAACTTTGTAACTGAAGTTGGAGATTCATTCACTGAAGCTTACATTCCGATTGTTAATAAGCGAAAAGATATATCTTACAATGCAAAGCAGCGTGAATGGCAAGAAATAAGACGTGGGCGATATGTTGAGTTTAATTTAGTTCACGATAAAGGCACTTTATTCGGACTAAAAACCAATGGCCGTATAGAAAGTATTTTAATGAGTTTACCACCTCATGTGCAATGGCAATACAACCACAGACCAGAACCTCACTCTGAAGAAGCAAAATTATTAGAGGTTTTAAGCAAACCGAAAGATTGGGTTTAA
- a CDS encoding YtxH domain-containing protein, producing the protein MSNNTGNTIIALLTGATIGAGLGLLYAPKSGKETRKDLKDGANDLKDSLSSQYDDISHQLADFTNRTKNDIEKRLEHTFNSTNQKADDMLSKLQAELDELKKKNEKLQKELKSATK; encoded by the coding sequence ATGTCAAATAACACAGGAAATACAATTATCGCATTATTAACAGGAGCAACTATTGGTGCCGGATTAGGTTTACTTTATGCTCCGAAAAGTGGAAAAGAAACACGCAAAGATTTAAAAGATGGCGCCAATGACTTAAAAGATAGTCTTTCAAGTCAATATGACGATATTTCTCATCAATTAGCCGACTTTACAAATAGAACTAAAAATGATATTGAAAAGCGCTTAGAGCATACCTTCAATTCTACCAATCAAAAAGCTGATGACATGTTAAGTAAACTTCAGGCTGAGTTGGATGAATTGAAAAAGAAAAATGAAAAGCTTCAAAAAGAGTTGAAATCAGCTACTAAATAA
- a CDS encoding DUF6327 family protein, protein MKTYNSFKELDKDLRIKRLEADIYKQKAKIDITFIKDSLSFSNLMSELISQLGQKYILKKIGINLLKKIKL, encoded by the coding sequence ATGAAGACTTATAATTCCTTTAAAGAACTTGATAAAGATTTGCGCATCAAACGTTTAGAAGCTGATATTTATAAACAAAAGGCTAAAATTGATATTACATTTATCAAAGATAGCCTTAGTTTCAGTAATTTAATGTCTGAATTAATTAGTCAATTAGGTCAAAAGTATATTCTAAAGAAAATAGGCATAAATTTGCTAAAGAAGATTAAGTTATAG
- a CDS encoding SPFH domain-containing protein — MDFLTIFIIVLLALLLLVSIFTVKQQTAAIVERFGRFNSVRNSGLQIKIPVIDRIAGRINLKIQQLDVIVETKTKDDVFVHLKVSVQYQVMRANVYDAFYKLESPAAQITSYVFDVVRAEVPKMKLDNVFERKDDVANAVKAELNDAMLDYGYDIIKTLVTDIDPDEKVKESMNRINASEREKVAAEYEAEAERIKIVAKARAEAESKRLQGQGIADQRREIARGLEESVDVLNNVGINSQEASALIVVTQHYDTLQSIGEKNNSNLILMPNSPEAGSDMLNQMITSFRASSQIGEEMKRYNKEQLSEDNSNNDE; from the coding sequence ATGGACTTTTTAACAATTTTCATTATTGTACTTCTAGCCTTACTCTTATTGGTTAGTATTTTTACAGTAAAACAACAAACTGCTGCTATTGTAGAACGTTTTGGGCGCTTTAATAGCGTAAGAAACTCAGGTTTACAAATTAAAATTCCTGTTATTGATCGAATTGCTGGCCGAATTAACCTAAAAATTCAACAACTAGATGTCATTGTAGAAACTAAAACTAAAGATGATGTTTTTGTTCACTTAAAAGTATCTGTTCAATATCAAGTGATGCGTGCTAATGTTTACGATGCATTTTATAAACTTGAAAGTCCAGCTGCCCAAATAACATCTTATGTGTTTGATGTTGTTCGTGCCGAAGTTCCTAAAATGAAACTTGATAATGTTTTTGAGCGCAAAGATGATGTTGCTAACGCAGTTAAAGCAGAACTCAACGACGCCATGCTTGATTACGGTTACGATATTATTAAAACTTTAGTTACTGATATTGACCCTGATGAAAAAGTAAAAGAATCAATGAACCGTATTAATGCTTCTGAAAGGGAAAAGGTTGCAGCAGAATACGAAGCCGAAGCAGAGCGTATTAAAATTGTGGCTAAAGCACGTGCTGAGGCCGAAAGTAAGCGTCTACAAGGACAAGGTATTGCCGATCAACGAAGAGAAATTGCGCGAGGTTTAGAAGAAAGTGTAGATGTTTTAAATAATGTAGGCATCAACTCTCAAGAAGCTTCAGCATTAATTGTGGTTACTCAACATTACGATACACTTCAATCTATAGGCGAGAAAAATAATTCTAATTTAATTTTAATGCCAAATTCACCTGAAGCTGGTAGTGATATGCTTAATCAGATGATAACTTCTTTTAGAGCTTCTAGCCAAATTGGTGAGGAAATGAAACGTTATAATAAAGAACAGTTAAGCGAAGATAATTCTAACAATGATGAATAA
- a CDS encoding DUF6268 family outer membrane beta-barrel protein — MKHDLRFSVFTLLLLVCSNFGFSQVEGEEEEDYSIYDSYELEDDTPIKRYAKPTILGMSPQKFISVGYDIQMPYKYEFSDVRFPQSNPNSGYDVEEENPNINETGRAKFTGGLRIKTNIPIISKSSFVWQSGINYMETSYDISESLNSPTNPVILPDGTQARTLGRILNEDGLKNLNWTNTFFFPLNETNFLVFQGQMDLSGNYDFENLQSLSTIRYSLAAVYGKRVNDYYRWGIGVARTYRVGNLNYVPVIMYDWTSENRKWGTEILFPARAYVRYNFNPNTILLTGFDLEGQSYRIDDYSVDGNSYEIRRGEVRPKIELQTKISGFIWASIQAGYRWDWSYDADQLDGNGDFFRGFFGDQQFGMVNSLDNPLFFNVSLNFVSP; from the coding sequence ATGAAACATGATCTTAGGTTTTCAGTTTTTACGTTACTACTTCTAGTTTGTAGTAACTTTGGGTTTTCACAAGTCGAAGGTGAAGAGGAAGAAGATTATAGCATTTACGATAGCTATGAGTTAGAAGATGATACACCTATTAAACGCTATGCTAAACCAACCATATTAGGCATGAGTCCACAAAAGTTTATTAGTGTTGGTTATGACATTCAAATGCCATATAAATATGAATTTTCTGATGTACGTTTTCCACAATCTAATCCTAATAGTGGTTATGATGTTGAAGAAGAAAACCCTAACATAAATGAAACAGGACGAGCAAAATTTACAGGCGGTTTAAGAATAAAAACCAATATTCCTATTATTTCTAAAAGTAGTTTTGTCTGGCAGTCAGGTATAAATTATATGGAAACAAGTTATGATATTTCAGAAAGTCTTAATTCGCCAACAAACCCTGTAATTTTACCAGATGGCACACAAGCCCGTACTTTAGGACGTATTTTAAACGAAGATGGCTTAAAGAATTTGAATTGGACTAACACATTCTTCTTTCCATTGAATGAAACTAATTTTCTCGTTTTTCAAGGTCAGATGGATTTAAGCGGCAACTACGATTTTGAAAACTTACAATCCTTAAGCACCATACGTTATAGTTTAGCTGCCGTTTATGGAAAACGTGTTAACGATTATTATCGTTGGGGTATTGGTGTAGCACGAACTTATCGTGTAGGAAACCTTAATTATGTACCGGTAATTATGTACGACTGGACTTCAGAAAATCGTAAATGGGGAACAGAAATTCTTTTCCCTGCGCGTGCTTATGTTCGCTATAACTTCAACCCTAATACAATTTTATTAACAGGTTTTGATTTAGAAGGTCAAAGCTACCGGATCGATGACTATTCTGTTGATGGAAATTCATATGAAATTAGACGCGGAGAGGTAAGACCTAAAATTGAATTACAAACCAAAATATCTGGTTTTATTTGGGCAAGTATACAAGCAGGCTATCGCTGGGATTGGTCTTACGATGCTGACCAACTTGATGGTAATGGTGACTTTTTTAGAGGTTTTTTTGGTGATCAACAGTTCGGAATGGTAAATAGCTTAGATAATCCCTTATTTTTTAATGTGAGCTTAAATTTTGTAAGTCCGTAA
- a CDS encoding DUF2147 domain-containing protein — MKSTLFTLVFCLFCYIGFAQDADAILGVWEPSNGKVKVKIDKIGDKYYGKIVWLREPKDPETGKPKTDINNPDESMQDVPLRGYRMLKDFVYVGDNTWEEGTIYDPQNGKTYSCVITLKDENVMDIRGYVGVKTFGRTDTWRRLVLKK, encoded by the coding sequence ATGAAATCTACACTTTTCACTCTTGTCTTTTGTTTATTTTGTTACATTGGTTTCGCTCAAGATGCCGATGCTATTCTTGGTGTTTGGGAACCGAGTAACGGTAAAGTAAAAGTTAAAATAGATAAAATTGGCGACAAATACTATGGCAAAATAGTCTGGCTGAGAGAGCCAAAAGACCCAGAAACCGGAAAACCGAAAACAGATATTAACAATCCAGACGAAAGCATGCAAGATGTACCATTAAGAGGCTATCGAATGTTAAAAGACTTTGTTTATGTAGGAGATAATACCTGGGAAGAAGGAACCATTTACGATCCTCAAAATGGTAAAACTTATAGTTGCGTAATTACATTAAAAGACGAAAACGTCATGGATATTCGTGGATATGTTGGTGTTAAAACTTTTGGACGTACGGATACATGGAGAAGATTAGTTCTTAAAAAATAA
- the gltX gene encoding glutamate--tRNA ligase — MSTSVRVRFAPSPTGPLHIGGLRTALYNYLFAKKNDGKFILRIEDTDQNRFVEGAENYIIESLNWAGIPYDEGPGKEGNFGPYKQSERKDIYIKYVNQLIEHGKAYYAFDTPEQLNQLRQQAEAKGEKFAYGPQTRQSLNNSLNLSKTELDERLKRGDDYVIRFKTSVSRHLHLKDVIRGLIEVDSAVLDDKILFKSDGLPTYHLANIVDDHLMQITHVIRGEEWLPSLPLHVSLYEAFGWEPPKFAHLPLILKPNGKGKLSKRDGDKLGIPVFPLEWNDPTSGETSKGYREDGYLPETLVNTLVLLGWNDGTDKEFYNLDELIEAFDLTRVHKGGAKFDPEKLKWFQQHYLKQAPINTLVSQYKLILNQKGIDVGIPYIEHVVATIRERATFVSDFWELSHFYFQAPETYDSKASKKAWKSGTSELMRQLNDDVISTQKPFTEEGLEQAVKKWITDHELGFGKVMQPLRLALVGAMQGPSIFNIAAAIGQSETLNRIEAAINKLDNN, encoded by the coding sequence ATGTCTACAAGTGTTCGCGTAAGATTTGCTCCTAGTCCAACAGGACCATTACATATTGGTGGTTTAAGAACCGCACTTTATAACTACTTATTTGCAAAAAAAAATGACGGTAAATTTATTCTGCGTATTGAAGATACTGACCAAAATCGTTTTGTTGAAGGCGCTGAAAACTACATCATTGAAAGTTTAAATTGGGCTGGTATTCCTTATGATGAAGGTCCAGGAAAAGAAGGCAATTTTGGTCCTTACAAACAAAGTGAACGCAAAGATATTTATATAAAATACGTAAATCAACTCATTGAGCATGGCAAAGCTTACTATGCTTTTGATACACCAGAACAATTAAATCAACTTCGTCAACAAGCCGAAGCCAAAGGAGAAAAATTTGCTTACGGACCTCAAACACGTCAGTCGCTTAATAACTCTTTAAATTTATCTAAAACCGAATTAGATGAACGTTTGAAGCGAGGCGACGATTATGTAATTAGATTTAAAACATCAGTAAGTCGTCATTTACATTTAAAAGATGTAATTAGAGGTTTAATTGAAGTAGATTCGGCTGTGTTAGATGATAAAATATTGTTTAAAAGCGATGGTTTACCAACTTATCATTTAGCTAATATAGTTGATGATCACTTAATGCAAATAACACATGTTATTCGTGGAGAAGAATGGCTTCCATCGCTACCACTTCATGTTTCACTATATGAGGCTTTTGGTTGGGAACCACCAAAATTTGCGCACCTGCCACTAATTTTAAAACCCAACGGAAAAGGCAAATTAAGTAAACGCGATGGCGACAAGTTAGGCATTCCTGTTTTTCCATTAGAATGGAACGACCCAACATCAGGTGAAACTTCAAAAGGTTATCGCGAAGACGGCTATCTACCAGAAACCCTAGTAAACACACTAGTTTTATTAGGTTGGAATGATGGTACAGATAAAGAATTTTATAATTTAGATGAACTTATTGAAGCTTTTGATTTGACAAGAGTTCACAAAGGTGGTGCAAAATTCGATCCCGAAAAGTTAAAATGGTTTCAACAGCATTACTTAAAGCAAGCACCAATAAATACTCTAGTAAGCCAGTATAAATTAATTTTAAATCAAAAAGGGATTGATGTTGGCATTCCTTACATCGAACATGTTGTAGCCACTATTCGTGAACGAGCTACTTTTGTTAGTGATTTTTGGGAATTATCACACTTTTATTTTCAAGCACCAGAAACATACGACTCAAAAGCATCTAAAAAAGCTTGGAAATCTGGTACATCTGAACTAATGCGTCAATTGAATGATGATGTTATTTCAACTCAAAAACCATTTACAGAAGAAGGTTTAGAGCAAGCTGTAAAAAAATGGATTACCGATCATGAATTAGGTTTTGGGAAAGTAATGCAACCATTGCGCCTAGCATTAGTTGGTGCTATGCAAGGACCAAGTATTTTTAATATTGCTGCAGCAATTGGCCAATCAGAAACACTAAATCGTATAGAGGCTGCAATAAATAAGTTAGACAATAATTAA